Proteins encoded by one window of Dokdonella sp.:
- a CDS encoding TonB-dependent receptor yields MSHRTASATRFPQPRLLAAALATCLLTAVPAAFAQATAASVRGQVTNATGPAGSAEITATNIATGLVRRVQSNANGAYSLAGLPPGTWRIDVTADGATSSRTIILQVGQVATLDLAVDGGAPIDTATMDTVTVTAQAIAETKTSEIATYISQKQIDAIPQINRNFLAFADTVPGVIFSQNSDGTTKLRSGGQNSNGINVFIDGVGQKNYVLKGGISGQDGSRGNPFPQSAIGEYKVITQNYKAEFDQISSAAIVALTKSGSNELHGDAFFDYTHEGWRAIRPAERAGGKKIETMDKQYGASLGGPIIKDTLFFFASYEYKEIITPGEVAIGDNSVPISLLPPAAQAELGPTSTPFEEDLYFAKLTWTPDENNLFELSGKHRVEDDIQGNTGANAYSFASTKHQEETRTDLRWQFISGNWLNDAHITFEDSTYEPKPLTLDGYGSHYVFFRPSDNQQRSLLNVGAGENYQNKGQKGWAIQDDLTWSGLEWAGNHVFKGGFKYKEIEIRAFERQPYSPQYFFDVYGSLSIPFQVQFGEPVPGRDPNVVTTSKQFGIYFQDDWEVNSKLTLNLGLRWDYEKVPSYLDYRPSAELASALRSWANLQNADYDIENFIGNGSNRKAFKDAWQPRLGFSYDLFEDQRHVIFGGAGRAYDRNLFDYLALERSKGSYPRYVFNFDTVSRPCEVGVGNCLAWDPAYFNRASLAALVATNPNIGGEVNLLSNDLKTPYSDQFSLGMRNTVTMGGIDWNTSATLSYVESKDGIYFALGNRWPNGSFRENPAWTWGGQPWGQPIPGFGTLIIADNGIETRTKSALFSLEKPYTEDSGWGVTFAYTYTHARENRLNAALNDEHYVFDYPNPDGQGFLRSLGIPRHRLVVTGILDGPGGVMYSAKATFASPVPKEAVNCYDATSFNGCFFDPYTPDGTFGTKQIDLAATKYWDLGEGIAIRLRADVLNVLNTYNWDNYETWRGGPGSPNANFGNRNGNGITTPTRTFKLSLGISF; encoded by the coding sequence ATGAGTCACCGTACCGCTTCAGCCACACGATTCCCGCAACCACGGCTGCTTGCAGCCGCACTGGCGACGTGCCTGCTCACCGCCGTCCCCGCCGCGTTCGCACAAGCCACGGCAGCCAGCGTACGCGGCCAGGTCACCAACGCCACCGGCCCCGCCGGTAGCGCCGAGATCACGGCGACGAACATCGCCACCGGCCTTGTCCGCCGCGTGCAGAGCAACGCCAATGGCGCCTATTCACTGGCCGGCCTGCCGCCCGGCACCTGGCGCATCGACGTGACCGCCGACGGCGCGACGAGTTCGCGGACCATCATCCTCCAGGTCGGTCAGGTCGCAACCCTCGACCTCGCCGTCGACGGAGGCGCACCGATCGACACGGCGACGATGGACACGGTAACGGTGACCGCACAGGCGATCGCTGAAACGAAGACTTCGGAAATCGCCACCTACATCTCGCAGAAACAGATCGACGCGATCCCGCAGATCAACCGCAACTTCCTCGCCTTCGCCGACACCGTGCCGGGCGTGATCTTCTCGCAGAACAGCGATGGCACGACCAAGCTGCGCAGCGGCGGCCAGAACTCGAACGGCATCAATGTCTTCATCGACGGCGTCGGCCAGAAGAACTACGTCCTCAAGGGCGGCATCAGCGGCCAGGACGGTTCGCGCGGCAATCCATTCCCGCAGTCGGCGATCGGCGAATACAAGGTCATCACGCAGAACTACAAGGCCGAGTTCGACCAGATCAGCAGCGCGGCGATCGTCGCGCTGACCAAGTCCGGCAGCAACGAACTGCACGGTGACGCGTTCTTCGACTACACGCATGAAGGCTGGCGCGCGATCCGTCCCGCCGAACGCGCCGGCGGCAAGAAGATCGAGACCATGGACAAGCAGTACGGCGCCTCGCTCGGCGGCCCGATCATCAAGGACACGCTGTTCTTCTTCGCCTCATACGAATACAAGGAAATCATCACCCCTGGCGAGGTGGCGATCGGCGACAACTCGGTGCCGATCTCGCTGCTGCCGCCGGCGGCACAGGCCGAACTCGGCCCAACGTCGACACCCTTCGAAGAAGATCTCTACTTCGCCAAGCTGACCTGGACACCCGACGAGAACAACCTGTTCGAACTCTCCGGCAAGCACCGCGTCGAGGACGATATACAGGGCAACACGGGTGCCAATGCCTATTCCTTCGCCAGCACCAAGCACCAGGAGGAAACGCGCACCGACCTGCGCTGGCAGTTCATCTCGGGCAACTGGCTCAACGACGCCCACATCACCTTCGAGGACTCGACCTACGAACCGAAGCCTCTGACCCTAGACGGCTACGGATCGCACTACGTGTTCTTCCGTCCGAGCGACAACCAGCAGCGCAGCCTGCTCAATGTCGGCGCCGGCGAGAACTACCAGAACAAGGGCCAGAAAGGCTGGGCGATCCAGGACGATCTGACCTGGTCGGGCCTCGAGTGGGCCGGCAACCATGTGTTCAAGGGTGGATTCAAGTACAAGGAAATCGAGATCAGGGCCTTTGAGCGACAGCCCTACAGCCCGCAATACTTTTTCGACGTCTACGGCAGCCTCAGCATCCCGTTCCAGGTCCAGTTCGGCGAACCGGTCCCCGGGCGCGATCCGAACGTGGTGACCACCTCCAAGCAGTTCGGCATCTATTTCCAGGACGACTGGGAAGTCAACAGCAAGCTGACGCTCAACCTCGGCCTGCGTTGGGACTACGAGAAGGTGCCAAGCTATCTCGACTATCGCCCGAGCGCCGAGCTCGCCTCCGCGCTGCGCAGCTGGGCCAACCTCCAGAACGCCGACTACGACATCGAGAACTTCATCGGCAACGGCAGCAACCGAAAGGCATTCAAGGACGCCTGGCAGCCGCGACTCGGCTTCTCGTACGATCTGTTCGAGGATCAGCGCCACGTGATCTTCGGCGGTGCCGGACGCGCCTACGACCGCAACCTGTTCGACTACCTCGCGCTCGAACGCTCGAAAGGCTCGTATCCGCGCTATGTGTTCAACTTCGACACCGTGAGCCGTCCCTGCGAAGTCGGTGTCGGCAACTGCCTGGCCTGGGATCCCGCATATTTCAACCGGGCCAGTCTCGCCGCGCTGGTCGCAACCAACCCGAATATCGGCGGCGAGGTCAATCTCCTCAGCAACGACCTCAAGACGCCGTACTCGGACCAGTTCAGTCTCGGCATGCGCAACACCGTGACGATGGGTGGCATCGACTGGAATACCTCGGCCACGCTCTCCTACGTCGAGAGCAAGGACGGCATCTACTTCGCGCTCGGCAACCGCTGGCCGAACGGCAGCTTCCGCGAAAATCCCGCGTGGACTTGGGGCGGCCAGCCCTGGGGCCAGCCCATTCCCGGCTTCGGCACGCTGATCATTGCCGACAATGGCATCGAGACACGCACCAAATCGGCGCTGTTCTCGCTCGAAAAACCCTACACGGAAGATTCGGGCTGGGGCGTGACCTTCGCCTACACATACACCCATGCACGCGAGAACCGGCTCAATGCCGCACTCAATGACGAACACTATGTTTTCGACTATCCGAACCCGGATGGTCAGGGCTTCCTGCGCTCGCTCGGCATCCCACGCCACCGTCTCGTCGTCACCGGCATCCTCGACGGCCCGGGGGGCGTGATGTACTCGGCCAAGGCGACGTTCGCGAGCCCGGTGCCGAAGGAAGCGGTCAACTGCTACGACGCCACCAGCTTCAACGGTTGTTTCTTCGACCCGTACACGCCTGACGGCACGTTCGGCACGAAACAGATCGATCTGGCCGCGACGAAGTACTGGGACCTCGGCGAAGGCATCGCCATCCGCCTGCGTGCCGACGTGCTCAACGTGCTCAACACCTACAACTGGGACAATTATGAAACTTGGCGAGGCGGCCCAGGCTCGCCGAACGCCAACTTCGGCAACCGCAACGGCAATGGCATCACCACACCGACGCGCACGTTCAAGTTGTCGCTGGGTATCAGCTTCTGA
- a CDS encoding LacI family DNA-binding transcriptional regulator — protein sequence MAKGLVGMPVTIKDVAREANVSVATVSRALNGHTNVTPAMRSRILEIAARLRYMPHGAARSLITRRTQTIGVIVPDLYGEFFSELMRGMDVAAREHNLHLLVSSSHGSAEETADALRALSGRVDGLLVMSPHADAELLAKNLPPGVPTVLMNTRAGDGDHHTLAIDNYGGARTMVEHLLGCGHHRIVMIAGPEHNFDADERLRGVRDTLAGRNDSELIVLRGDFSEKSGYFAGIEINRMVQRPDAVFAANDMMALGCLFALQVAGISVPRDIALAGFDDIPMARFVTPPLTTMRVKIAELGERAARTLIATLAGDDVQPHAIGAPELIVRESCGAQPVACTPGHSR from the coding sequence ATGGCCAAGGGGCTGGTGGGCATGCCGGTGACGATCAAAGACGTTGCACGCGAAGCGAACGTGTCGGTCGCGACCGTCTCGCGTGCGCTCAACGGCCACACCAACGTCACCCCTGCGATGCGCAGCCGCATCCTCGAGATCGCGGCGCGTCTGCGTTACATGCCGCATGGCGCCGCGCGCAGCCTCATCACGCGCCGTACGCAGACGATCGGCGTAATCGTGCCCGACCTGTACGGCGAGTTCTTTTCCGAACTGATGCGCGGCATGGACGTGGCCGCGCGCGAACACAACCTGCACCTGCTGGTGTCGAGTTCGCACGGATCGGCCGAGGAAACTGCCGACGCACTGCGCGCGCTCAGCGGACGCGTCGACGGCCTGCTGGTGATGTCGCCGCACGCCGATGCCGAACTGCTCGCGAAGAACCTGCCACCGGGCGTGCCGACCGTGCTGATGAACACACGTGCCGGCGACGGCGACCACCACACGCTGGCGATCGACAACTACGGCGGCGCACGCACGATGGTCGAGCACCTGCTCGGCTGCGGTCACCACCGCATCGTCATGATCGCCGGCCCCGAACACAACTTCGACGCCGACGAGCGCCTGCGCGGCGTGCGCGACACACTCGCCGGTCGTAACGACAGCGAACTGATCGTGTTGCGCGGCGACTTCAGCGAAAAGTCCGGGTACTTCGCCGGCATCGAGATCAACCGCATGGTGCAGCGACCCGACGCCGTGTTTGCCGCCAACGACATGATGGCGCTCGGTTGCCTGTTTGCGCTGCAGGTCGCCGGCATCTCGGTACCACGAGACATTGCCCTGGCCGGCTTCGACGACATCCCGATGGCGCGCTTCGTCACACCGCCACTGACCACCATGCGCGTCAAGATCGCCGAGCTCGGCGAACGCGCAGCACGCACGCTGATCGCCACGCTGGCCGGCGACGACGTCCAGCCGCACGCGATCGGCGCCCCCGAACTGATCGTCCGCGAATCCTGCGGCGCGCAGCCCGTCGCGTGCACCCCAGGCCATTCCCGCTGA
- the dusB gene encoding tRNA dihydrouridine synthase DusB: protein MHIGPYLIDPPVVLAPMAGVTDKPFRQLCKRLGAGLAVSEMTASDPRLWHTRKSLQRMDHVGEPAPVSVQIAGHDPAMLADAARYNVDHGAQIVDINMGCPAKKVCNVWAGSALLQDEALVARILEAVVAAVDVPVTLKIRTGWNRDNRNGVAIARIAEAAGIAALAVHGRTRADLYAGEAEYATIAAIKRAVHIPVLANGDIDSPRKARAVLDATGADAVMVGRAAQGRPWILGEIASFLADGREPAAPTPAEVGTILVEHLESLYAFYGEHQGVRIARKHLGWYAKDRPENAGFRQVVNAAEDAGLQLRLTRDYFARLADQQALAA from the coding sequence ATGCACATCGGCCCCTACCTCATCGATCCGCCTGTCGTGCTCGCGCCGATGGCAGGCGTCACCGACAAGCCGTTCCGCCAGCTGTGCAAGCGGCTCGGCGCGGGCTTGGCAGTGTCGGAAATGACCGCTTCCGATCCGCGTTTGTGGCATACGCGCAAATCGCTGCAGCGCATGGACCATGTCGGCGAACCGGCACCGGTGTCGGTACAGATCGCCGGTCACGACCCGGCCATGCTCGCCGATGCCGCACGCTACAACGTCGATCACGGAGCGCAGATCGTCGACATCAACATGGGTTGCCCGGCCAAGAAGGTCTGCAATGTCTGGGCGGGCTCGGCTCTGCTGCAGGACGAGGCCCTGGTCGCGCGCATCCTCGAAGCCGTCGTCGCCGCCGTCGACGTGCCGGTCACGCTGAAGATTCGCACCGGCTGGAACCGAGACAACCGCAACGGCGTCGCCATCGCGCGCATTGCCGAGGCCGCCGGCATCGCCGCGCTGGCCGTGCACGGACGCACGCGCGCCGACCTCTACGCCGGCGAAGCCGAATACGCGACGATCGCCGCGATCAAGCGCGCCGTGCACATCCCCGTGCTCGCCAACGGCGACATCGACTCGCCGCGCAAGGCACGTGCCGTGCTCGACGCCACCGGCGCCGACGCGGTCATGGTCGGGCGGGCCGCGCAGGGGCGGCCCTGGATCCTCGGCGAGATCGCGAGCTTTCTTGCCGACGGCCGCGAACCGGCAGCGCCGACACCGGCCGAAGTCGGCACGATCCTGGTCGAACACCTCGAATCGCTGTACGCCTTCTACGGCGAACACCAGGGCGTGCGCATCGCGCGCAAGCACCTCGGCTGGTACGCGAAGGACCGCCCCGAGAACGCCGGCTTCCGCCAGGTCGTCAACGCCGCCGAGGATGCCGGCCTGCAACTGCGCCTGACCCGCGACTACTTCGCTCGCCTGGCCGACCAGCAAGCGTTGGCTGCCTGA
- a CDS encoding DedA family protein codes for MPASVSPLMDLLDTLIRFFTENGYMAVFVVLLICGFGVPIPEDITLVAGGVIAGLEYANVHVMCAVGLVGVLAGDSLMFIVGRVFGTRALRLRWVAYLLTPRRYARVQAKFSRHGTRLMFVARFLPGLRSPIYLTAGMTRRVSFLKFLALDGLAALISVPLWVYLGYYGAQNHEWLLTWLRRGKFVVFAVLAVLAAIVFIYYRRRILRRRSLLRLRELRRQQRAG; via the coding sequence ATGCCCGCATCGGTGTCGCCGCTGATGGATCTGCTCGACACCCTGATCCGCTTCTTCACCGAGAACGGCTACATGGCTGTGTTCGTGGTGTTGCTGATCTGTGGTTTCGGCGTGCCGATTCCCGAGGACATCACCCTCGTCGCCGGCGGCGTCATCGCCGGACTCGAATACGCCAACGTGCATGTGATGTGCGCGGTCGGTCTGGTCGGCGTGCTCGCCGGCGATTCGCTGATGTTCATCGTTGGTCGAGTGTTCGGCACGCGCGCGCTGCGTCTGCGCTGGGTCGCCTACCTGCTCACGCCGCGTCGCTACGCACGCGTGCAGGCGAAGTTCAGCCGCCACGGGACGCGCCTGATGTTCGTCGCGCGCTTCCTCCCCGGCCTGCGCTCGCCGATCTATCTCACCGCCGGCATGACGCGGCGCGTGTCGTTCCTCAAGTTCCTCGCGCTCGACGGCCTGGCCGCGCTCATCAGCGTGCCGCTGTGGGTCTACCTCGGCTACTACGGCGCGCAAAACCACGAGTGGCTGCTGACCTGGTTGCGCCGCGGCAAGTTCGTCGTGTTCGCCGTGCTGGCCGTGCTGGCGGCGATCGTCTTCATCTACTACAGGCGGCGCATCCTCAGGCGCCGCAGCCTGCTACGCCTGCGCGAGTTGCGTCGGCAGCAGCGTGCCGGCTGA
- a CDS encoding ribokinase produces MSSNRLEVVVVGSYVQDHVWLADRFPETGETLAANGFTTGPGGKGFNQAVACRRQDARVAFIGALGDDHLGAFARDFAAREALDARWQTCPTAPTAAASIAVDPRGANRILVNLAANLELEEAFVAAQADAFAQARVLLCQLENDLTAVRAALTLGGQHGLLRVLNPAPVHRDVDAALLEACDVITPNEHEFVQLLERLVGERVKSDDLGLLDQARLHALCRKLGVPTVVVTLGVAGCFVSHGEDTRGDEAPYYRVAAERVKAIDTVGAGDAFNGALAAALARNVDAAFKRKIRHANRVAALSTEKIGASIAMPTRADVVARFGEE; encoded by the coding sequence ATGTCATCGAATCGCCTCGAGGTCGTCGTCGTCGGCAGCTATGTGCAGGACCACGTCTGGCTGGCCGACCGCTTTCCGGAAACCGGCGAGACGCTCGCCGCCAACGGCTTCACCACCGGACCGGGTGGCAAGGGCTTCAACCAAGCCGTCGCCTGCCGCCGCCAGGATGCACGGGTGGCCTTCATCGGCGCACTCGGCGACGACCATCTCGGTGCGTTCGCCCGCGATTTCGCCGCGCGCGAGGCGCTCGATGCGCGCTGGCAGACCTGCCCGACCGCACCGACCGCGGCGGCCAGCATCGCCGTCGATCCGCGCGGGGCGAACCGCATCCTGGTCAACCTCGCCGCCAACCTCGAACTCGAAGAAGCCTTCGTCGCGGCACAGGCCGATGCCTTCGCGCAGGCGCGCGTGCTGCTGTGCCAGCTCGAAAACGACCTCACCGCGGTGCGCGCCGCACTCACCCTCGGTGGTCAGCACGGCCTGCTGCGCGTGCTCAATCCGGCGCCGGTGCATCGCGACGTCGACGCGGCCCTGCTCGAAGCCTGCGACGTCATCACGCCGAACGAGCATGAGTTCGTGCAGCTGCTCGAGCGGCTGGTCGGCGAGCGCGTGAAGTCCGACGACCTTGGCCTGCTCGACCAGGCACGCCTGCACGCGCTGTGCCGCAAGCTCGGCGTGCCGACCGTGGTCGTTACGCTCGGCGTGGCCGGCTGCTTCGTCTCGCACGGCGAGGACACGCGCGGCGACGAGGCGCCGTACTACCGCGTCGCCGCCGAGCGCGTGAAGGCCATCGACACGGTCGGCGCCGGCGACGCCTTCAACGGCGCGCTCGCCGCCGCCCTTGCCCGCAACGTCGACGCTGCGTTCAAGCGCAAGATCCGCCACGCCAACCGCGTCGCCGCCCTGAGCACCGAGAAGATCGGCGCCTCGATCGCGATGCCGACCCGTGCCGATGTGGTCGCACGCTTCGGCGAGGAATGA
- a CDS encoding S8 family serine peptidase has translation MHPFIRLRGRTALFTACACASLAVQAETISVRVDDIGAVTAAGITPIYATAYEGFHWLQLDAQQYERLQAAGLKATIAEDANRIRFGRVDFDPLADIVPAAGSAWSTTLKQQGLRIVQFKGPTKAEWLDDLKQRGLTPLQYYPHNAVLVWGAVSASESAGAADHVRWQGAFLDDWKMDDDLAARSGLIRNVDVHFHNDGDVGAVIAALEAAGARVLTKAPAQPDKAFFDAWIEIDRANLARIAQIPQVLWFGYASPEPKLDDELATQTLAGNYNASNVPQTGYLPWLASINYNGSGVTWAVIDTGVDLTHPDLAPVIAGGFSYPGCSTTGGNDFSGGGHGTHVAGIIVGQGVGNGSGDIADTGGFLYGLGAAPGARVYAFSTVDCGAPWPPAGGWQELSKRGIAAGTQGANASWTTGEGTAHGYKASERTFDTMIRDGDFDTPAAEPYIFVFSAGNSGPNATTLTAPKEAKNPIIVASSRNYRVGAINTISSFSSRGPAVDGRTLPNVAAPGESIASTKRVAGASSCATSIAGTANLYALCSGTSMAAPSVSGSAALLIEKWRTANGGATPSPAMVKALLVNGAVPSDTTPIPNNNQGWGRVHLGNSLALNSNAHYIDQTELLTATGTTHELVVGVVDTSKPLRVTLTWTDAPGAINANPALVNNLDLEVVDGANTYLGNVFNNGASVTGGTADAKNNVENVYITNPGGAVTIRVKGTAIVGDGVPGNATPLDQDFALVCTNCVQQPTYTLTVDPTSAAICAPADGSFDIDTSSVLGYADPITLAAGNLPGGANATFSANPLNPGDSATLTLGNTAAVTPGTYTFQVNATSTSGPQSRNVGVHIAGSVAAAPALTAPADNAGNVAAMPTFTWAADPQAQDYTIEIASDAAFTTILATATVSATTYSLSAPLATSTRYWWRVRGNNGCGTGTYGTAFSFTTIPAPGDCPLDAFAVTVFEDSIENGTNGWSTSSLIGTNTWSITAAQSLSPTHSWFAPDVAATSDTVLVSPTIAVPDAASAPQTLEFHSRHTMEASGTSACYDGGLLEVSVAGGAFNPVLDAQLLTNPYTGAISSSFSNPLAGRRAWCGTKPFTRTIVDLSSYAGQNVQFRFRIGTDSSVGAEGWYIDDVKVKGCATTDVIFADGFDD, from the coding sequence ATGCATCCGTTCATCCGTCTGCGGGGTCGTACGGCCCTGTTCACCGCGTGCGCTTGTGCTTCACTGGCTGTCCAGGCCGAGACGATCTCGGTTCGCGTCGACGACATCGGGGCCGTTACTGCGGCCGGCATCACGCCGATCTATGCGACCGCTTACGAAGGTTTCCACTGGTTGCAGCTCGATGCGCAACAGTACGAGCGCCTGCAGGCCGCAGGCCTCAAGGCCACCATCGCCGAGGACGCGAATCGCATTCGCTTCGGCCGCGTGGATTTCGATCCGCTGGCCGACATCGTGCCGGCAGCAGGTTCTGCCTGGTCGACCACGCTCAAGCAGCAGGGCCTGCGCATCGTGCAGTTCAAAGGCCCGACCAAGGCCGAGTGGCTCGATGACCTGAAGCAGCGTGGGCTGACGCCGTTGCAGTACTACCCGCACAACGCCGTGCTCGTGTGGGGTGCGGTCAGCGCCAGCGAAAGTGCCGGTGCCGCCGACCATGTGCGCTGGCAGGGAGCCTTCCTCGACGACTGGAAGATGGACGACGACCTCGCCGCACGCAGCGGGCTGATCCGCAACGTCGACGTGCATTTCCACAACGACGGCGATGTTGGCGCCGTCATCGCTGCCCTCGAGGCGGCCGGTGCGCGCGTGCTGACGAAGGCGCCGGCACAACCCGACAAGGCATTCTTCGACGCCTGGATCGAGATCGACCGCGCCAACCTGGCACGCATCGCGCAGATCCCGCAGGTGCTGTGGTTCGGCTATGCCAGCCCTGAACCCAAGCTCGATGACGAACTGGCCACGCAAACCCTCGCCGGCAACTACAACGCCAGCAACGTGCCGCAGACGGGCTACCTGCCGTGGCTCGCTTCGATCAACTACAACGGCAGCGGCGTCACTTGGGCGGTGATCGACACCGGTGTCGATCTCACCCATCCCGATCTCGCACCGGTCATTGCCGGCGGCTTCTCATATCCCGGCTGCAGCACGACCGGCGGCAACGACTTCTCGGGTGGCGGCCACGGCACGCATGTGGCCGGCATCATCGTCGGCCAGGGTGTCGGCAACGGTTCGGGTGACATCGCCGACACCGGCGGCTTCCTCTATGGCCTGGGCGCGGCACCCGGCGCGCGTGTCTACGCGTTCTCGACTGTGGATTGCGGCGCGCCCTGGCCACCGGCCGGAGGTTGGCAGGAACTCAGCAAACGCGGCATCGCCGCTGGCACGCAGGGCGCCAACGCGAGCTGGACGACCGGCGAAGGCACTGCGCACGGCTACAAGGCCTCCGAGCGCACCTTCGACACGATGATCCGCGACGGTGATTTCGACACGCCGGCCGCCGAGCCGTACATCTTCGTGTTCTCGGCCGGCAACTCGGGACCGAACGCGACCACGCTGACCGCGCCGAAGGAAGCGAAGAACCCGATCATCGTCGCCAGCAGCCGCAACTATCGGGTGGGTGCGATCAACACGATCTCGTCATTCAGCAGCCGCGGACCGGCGGTCGATGGCCGCACGCTGCCGAACGTCGCCGCGCCCGGCGAATCGATCGCCTCGACCAAGCGCGTGGCCGGAGCATCGAGCTGTGCCACCTCGATTGCCGGCACCGCCAATCTCTATGCGCTGTGCAGCGGCACCAGCATGGCTGCGCCGTCGGTGTCCGGCTCGGCGGCCCTGCTGATCGAGAAATGGCGCACCGCGAACGGCGGCGCCACGCCGAGCCCGGCCATGGTCAAGGCCCTGCTCGTCAACGGTGCAGTGCCGAGCGACACGACGCCGATCCCGAACAACAATCAGGGTTGGGGGCGCGTCCATCTCGGCAACAGCCTCGCCCTCAACAGCAACGCCCACTACATCGACCAGACCGAACTGCTGACTGCAACCGGTACCACGCACGAGCTCGTCGTCGGTGTCGTCGACACCAGCAAGCCGCTGCGCGTGACGCTGACCTGGACGGATGCCCCGGGCGCGATCAACGCCAACCCGGCCCTCGTCAACAACCTCGACCTCGAGGTGGTGGACGGTGCCAACACCTACCTCGGCAATGTCTTCAACAATGGTGCCTCGGTCACTGGCGGCACGGCCGATGCGAAGAACAACGTCGAGAACGTCTACATCACCAATCCCGGCGGCGCGGTGACCATCCGCGTCAAGGGCACGGCGATCGTCGGCGATGGCGTGCCCGGCAACGCCACACCACTCGATCAGGATTTCGCCCTCGTCTGCACGAACTGCGTGCAGCAGCCGACCTATACGCTGACAGTCGATCCAACCTCGGCGGCCATCTGCGCCCCCGCCGATGGCAGCTTCGACATCGACACCAGTTCGGTGCTCGGCTACGCGGATCCGATCACGCTGGCCGCCGGCAACCTGCCTGGCGGTGCGAACGCGACGTTCAGTGCGAATCCGCTGAACCCGGGTGACAGCGCCACGCTGACTCTCGGCAACACGGCAGCCGTCACGCCAGGCACCTACACGTTCCAGGTCAACGCGACCTCGACCAGCGGTCCGCAGTCACGCAACGTCGGCGTGCACATCGCCGGTAGCGTTGCCGCTGCGCCGGCGCTGACGGCACCGGCTGACAATGCCGGCAACGTCGCAGCAATGCCGACCTTCACCTGGGCAGCCGATCCGCAGGCGCAGGACTACACCATCGAAATCGCCAGCGATGCGGCGTTCACCACGATTCTCGCCACTGCCACCGTCAGTGCCACCACCTACTCGCTCAGCGCGCCGCTGGCGACGAGCACGCGCTACTGGTGGCGCGTGCGCGGCAACAATGGCTGCGGCACGGGCACCTACGGTACGGCATTCTCGTTCACGACCATCCCGGCACCGGGTGATTGCCCGCTCGATGCCTTTGCCGTCACTGTCTTCGAGGACTCGATCGAGAATGGAACCAACGGCTGGTCGACGAGTTCGCTGATCGGTACCAATACCTGGTCGATCACGGCCGCGCAGTCGCTCAGCCCGACCCATTCGTGGTTCGCGCCGGACGTTGCCGCGACGAGCGATACCGTGCTGGTCTCGCCGACGATCGCCGTACCGGATGCCGCCTCGGCCCCGCAGACCCTCGAGTTCCACAGTCGGCACACGATGGAGGCGAGCGGTACGTCGGCCTGCTACGACGGTGGTCTCCTCGAAGTTTCCGTCGCCGGTGGCGCATTCAACCCGGTGCTGGACGCGCAGTTGCTGACCAATCCGTACACCGGCGCAATCTCGTCGAGCTTCAGCAATCCGCTTGCCGGCCGCCGTGCCTGGTGTGGAACCAAGCCTTTCACGCGCACCATCGTCGACCTCTCCTCGTATGCGGGCCAGAACGTACAGTTCCGTTTCCGCATCGGCACCGACAGCTCGGTCGGCGCCGAAGGTTGGTACATCGACGACGTCAAGGTAAAGGGTTGCGCCACGACCGACGTGATCTTCGCCGACGGCTTCGACGACTGA
- a CDS encoding 16S rRNA pseudouridine(516) synthase, translated as MKLVRLIANLGYGSRREVQAMFREGRITDAAGEVLYADDVVAHECVRVDGEPLDPAPGLVVMLNKPLGATCSTRDAGRIVYDLLPSRWRARDPMLSTVGRLDRDTSGLLLLTDNGALLHRIISPRQHVPKVYQAELAEDLRGDEAALFASGTLMLDSETTPLAPAMLEVLGPRCARLTVTEGRYHQVRRMFAATGNRVERLHRSRVGALDLGDLEPGAWRVLDDGEVARVFAEGSSVA; from the coding sequence ATGAAGCTCGTCCGCCTCATCGCCAATCTCGGCTACGGCAGTCGCCGCGAGGTGCAGGCGATGTTCCGTGAGGGGCGCATCACCGATGCTGCTGGCGAGGTGTTGTATGCCGACGACGTGGTCGCGCACGAGTGCGTGCGCGTCGATGGCGAGCCGCTCGATCCGGCGCCGGGGCTGGTCGTCATGCTCAACAAGCCGCTCGGCGCCACCTGTTCGACGCGCGATGCCGGGCGCATCGTCTACGACCTGCTGCCGTCGCGCTGGCGTGCGCGCGATCCGATGCTTTCGACGGTCGGCCGGCTCGATCGCGACACCAGCGGCCTGCTGCTGCTGACCGACAACGGTGCGCTGCTGCACAGGATCATCTCGCCGCGCCAGCACGTGCCGAAGGTGTACCAGGCCGAACTGGCCGAGGACCTGCGCGGCGACGAGGCGGCGCTGTTCGCCAGCGGTACGCTGATGCTCGATTCGGAAACCACGCCGCTTGCGCCGGCGATGCTCGAAGTGCTCGGTCCGCGGTGTGCGCGCCTGACCGTCACCGAAGGTCGCTACCACCAGGTGCGGCGCATGTTCGCGGCGACCGGCAATCGCGTCGAACGCCTGCACCGCTCGCGCGTCGGCGCGCTCGATCTTGGCGATCTCGAGCCGGGCGCATGGCGGGTGCTCGACGACGGCGAGGTCGCGCGGGTGTTCGCGGAGGGGTCGTCGGTTGCATGA